In the Oncorhynchus keta strain PuntledgeMale-10-30-2019 chromosome 29, Oket_V2, whole genome shotgun sequence genome, one interval contains:
- the LOC127913451 gene encoding S-antigen protein-like isoform X13 produces the protein MSPNTTGEMSPNTTGEMCPNTTGEMSPNTTGEMSPNTTGEMSPNTTGEMSPNTTGEMSPNTTGEMSPNTTGEMSPNTTGEMSPNTTGEMSPNTTGETSPNTTGETSPNTTGETSPNTTGETSPNTTGETSPNTTGETSPNTTGETSPNTTGETSPNTTGETSPNTTGETSPNTTGETSPNTTGETSPNTTGETCQNTTGETSPNTTGETSPNTTGETSPNTTGETSPNTTGETSPNTTLETSPNTTLETSPNTTGETSPNTTGETSPNTTGETSPNTTGETSPNTTGETSPNTSCRNWSVEATNKGACCSNAILNNFINSSWA, from the exons ATGAGTCCAAATACTACAGGTGAGATGAGTCCAAATACTACAGGTGAGATGTGTCCAAATACTACAGGTGAGATGAGTCCAAATACTACAGGTGAGATGAGTCCAAATACTACAGGTGAGATGAGTCCAAATACTACAGGTGAGATGAGTCCAAATACTACAGGTGAGATGAGTCCAAATACTACAGGTGAGATGAGTCCAAATACTACAGGTGAGATGAGTCCAAATACTACAGGTGAGATGAGTCCAAATACTACAGGTGAGATGAGTCCAAATACTACAGGTGAGACGAGTCCAAATACTACAGGTGAGACGAGTCCAAATACTACAGGTGAGACGAGTCCAAATACTACAGGTGAGACGAGTCCAAATACTACAGGTGAGACGAGTCCAAATACTACAG GTGAGACGAGTCCAAATACTACAGGTGAGACGAGTCCAAATACTACAGGTGAGACGAGTCCAAATACTACAGGTGAGACGAGTCCAAATACTACAGGTGAGACGAGTCCAAATACTACAGGTGAGACGAGTCCAAATACTACAGGTGAGACGAGTCCAAATACTACAG GTGAGACGTGTCAAAATACTACAGGTGAGACGAGTCCAAATACTACAGGTGAGACGAGTCCAAATACTACAGGTGAGACGAGTCCAAATACTACAGGTGAGACGAGTCCAAATACTACAGGTGAGACGAGTCCAAATACTACATTGGAGACGAGTCCAAATACTACATTGGAGACGAGTCCAAATACTACAGGTGAGACGAGTCCAAATACTACAGGTGAGACGAGTCCAAATACTACAGGTGAGACGAGTCCAAATACTACAGGTGAGACGAGTCCAAATACTACAGGTGAGACGAGTCCAAATACTAGCTGTAGGAACTGGTCTGTGGAAGCCACAAACAAAGGAGCCTGCTGTTCCAATGCTATTTTAAATAATTTCATAAACTCAAGTTGGGCTTGA
- the LOC127913451 gene encoding S-antigen protein-like isoform X10: MSPNTTGEMSPNTTGEMCPNTTGEMSPNTTGEMSPNTTGEMSPNTTGEMSPNTTGEMSPNTTGEMSPNTTGEMSPNTTGEMSPNTTGEMSPNTTGETSPNTTGETSPNTTGETSPNTTGETSPNTTGETSPNTTGETSPNTTGETSPNTTGETSPNTTGETSPNTTGETSPNTTGETSPNTTGETSPNTTGETSPNTTGETSPNTTGETSPNTTGETCQNTTGETSPNTTGETSPNTTGETSPNTTGETSPNTTGETSPNTTLETSPNTTLETSPNTTGETSPNTTGETSPNTTGETSPNTTGETSPNTTGETSPNTSCRNWSVEATNKGACCSNAILNNFINSSWA; this comes from the exons ATGAGTCCAAATACTACAGGTGAGATGAGTCCAAATACTACAGGTGAGATGTGTCCAAATACTACAGGTGAGATGAGTCCAAATACTACAGGTGAGATGAGTCCAAATACTACAGGTGAGATGAGTCCAAATACTACAGGTGAGATGAGTCCAAATACTACAGGTGAGATGAGTCCAAATACTACAGGTGAGATGAGTCCAAATACTACAGGTGAGATGAGTCCAAATACTACAGGTGAGATGAGTCCAAATACTACAGGTGAGATGAGTCCAAATACTACAGGTGAGACGAGTCCAAATACTACAGGTGAGACGAGTCCAAATACTACAGGTGAGACGAGTCCAAATACTACAGGTGAGACGAGTCCAAATACTACAGGTGAGACGAGTCCAAATACTACAG GTGAGACGAGTCCAAATACTACAGGTGAGACGAGTCCAAATACTACAGGTGAGACGAGTCCAAATACTACAGGTGAGACGAGTCCAAATACTACAGGTGAGACGAGTCCAAATACTACAGGTGAGACGAGTCCAAATACTACAGGTGAGACGAGTCCAAATACTACAGGTGAGACGAGTCCAAATACTACAGGTGAGACGAGTCCAAATACTACAGGTGAGACGAGTCCAAATACTACAG GTGAGACGTGTCAAAATACTACAGGTGAGACGAGTCCAAATACTACAGGTGAGACGAGTCCAAATACTACAGGTGAGACGAGTCCAAATACTACAGGTGAGACGAGTCCAAATACTACAGGTGAGACGAGTCCAAATACTACATTGGAGACGAGTCCAAATACTACATTGGAGACGAGTCCAAATACTACAGGTGAGACGAGTCCAAATACTACAGGTGAGACGAGTCCAAATACTACAGGTGAGACGAGTCCAAATACTACAGGTGAGACGAGTCCAAATACTACAGGTGAGACGAGTCCAAATACTAGCTGTAGGAACTGGTCTGTGGAAGCCACAAACAAAGGAGCCTGCTGTTCCAATGCTATTTTAAATAATTTCATAAACTCAAGTTGGGCTTGA
- the LOC127913451 gene encoding S-antigen protein-like isoform X11 has product MSPNTTGEMSPNTTGEMCPNTTGEMSPNTTGEMSPNTTGEMSPNTTGEMSPNTTGEMSPNTTGEMSPNTTGEMSPNTTGEMSPNTTGEMSPNTTGETSPNTTGETSPNTTGETSPNTTGETSPNTTGETSPNTTGETSPNTTGETSPNTTGETSPNTTGETSPNTTGETSPNTTGETSPNTTGETSPNTTGETSPNTTGETSPNTTGETCQNTTGETSPNTTGETSPNTTGETSPNTTGETSPNTTGETSPNTTLETSPNTTLETSPNTTGETSPNTTGETSPNTTGETSPNTTGETSPNTTGETSPNTSCRNWSVEATNKGACCSNAILNNFINSSWA; this is encoded by the exons ATGAGTCCAAATACTACAGGTGAGATGAGTCCAAATACTACAGGTGAGATGTGTCCAAATACTACAGGTGAGATGAGTCCAAATACTACAGGTGAGATGAGTCCAAATACTACAGGTGAGATGAGTCCAAATACTACAGGTGAGATGAGTCCAAATACTACAGGTGAGATGAGTCCAAATACTACAGGTGAGATGAGTCCAAATACTACAGGTGAGATGAGTCCAAATACTACAGGTGAGATGAGTCCAAATACTACAGGTGAGATGAGTCCAAATACTACAGGTGAGACGAGTCCAAATACTACAGGTGAGACGAGTCCAAATACTACAGGTGAGACGAGTCCAAATACTACAGGTGAGACGAGTCCAAATACTACAGGTGAGACGAGTCCAAATACTACAG GTGAGACGAGTCCAAATACTACAGGTGAGACGAGTCCAAATACTACAGGTGAGACGAGTCCAAATACTACAGGTGAGACGAGTCCAAATACTACAGGTGAGACGAGTCCAAATACTACAGGTGAGACGAGTCCAAATACTACAGGTGAGACGAGTCCAAATACTACAGGTGAGACGAGTCCAAATACTACAGGTGAGACGAGTCCAAATACTACAG GTGAGACGTGTCAAAATACTACAGGTGAGACGAGTCCAAATACTACAGGTGAGACGAGTCCAAATACTACAGGTGAGACGAGTCCAAATACTACAGGTGAGACGAGTCCAAATACTACAGGTGAGACGAGTCCAAATACTACATTGGAGACGAGTCCAAATACTACATTGGAGACGAGTCCAAATACTACAGGTGAGACGAGTCCAAATACTACAGGTGAGACGAGTCCAAATACTACAGGTGAGACGAGTCCAAATACTACAGGTGAGACGAGTCCAAATACTACAGGTGAGACGAGTCCAAATACTAGCTGTAGGAACTGGTCTGTGGAAGCCACAAACAAAGGAGCCTGCTGTTCCAATGCTATTTTAAATAATTTCATAAACTCAAGTTGGGCTTGA
- the LOC127913451 gene encoding S-antigen protein-like isoform X5 — MSPNTTGEMSPNTTGEMCPNTTGEMSPNTTGEMSPNTTGEMSPNTTGEMSPNTTGEMSPNTTGEMSPNTTGEMSPNTTGEMSPNTTGEMSPNTTGETSPNTTGETSPNTTGETSPNTTGETSPNTTGETSPNTTGETSPNTTGETSPNTTGETSPNTTGETSPNTTGETSPNTTGETSPNTTGETSPNTTGETSPNTTGETSPNTTGETSPNTTGETSPNTTGETSPNTTGETSPNTTGETCQNTTGETSPNTTGETSPNTTGETSPNTTGETSPNTTGETSPNTTLETSPNTTLETSPNTTGETSPNTTGETSPNTTGETSPNTTGETSPNTTGETSPNTSCRNWSVEATNKGACCSNAILNNFINSSWA, encoded by the exons ATGAGTCCAAATACTACAGGTGAGATGAGTCCAAATACTACAGGTGAGATGTGTCCAAATACTACAGGTGAGATGAGTCCAAATACTACAGGTGAGATGAGTCCAAATACTACAGGTGAGATGAGTCCAAATACTACAGGTGAGATGAGTCCAAATACTACAGGTGAGATGAGTCCAAATACTACAGGTGAGATGAGTCCAAATACTACAGGTGAGATGAGTCCAAATACTACAGGTGAGATGAGTCCAAATACTACAGGTGAGATGAGTCCAAATACTACAGGTGAGACGAGTCCAAATACTACAGGTGAGACGAGTCCAAATACTACAGGTGAGACGAGTCCAAATACTACAGGTGAGACGAGTCCAAATACTACAGGTGAGACGAGTCCAAATACTACAG GTGAGACGAGTCCAAATACTACAGGTGAGACGAGTCCAAATACTACAGGTGAGACGAGTCCAAATACTACAGGTGAGACGAGTCCAAATACTACAGGTGAGACGAGTCCAAATACTACAGGTGAGACGAGTCCAAATACTACAGGTGAGACGAGTCCAAATACTACAGGTGAGACGAGTCCAAATACTACAGGTGAGACGAGTCCAAATACTACAGGTGAGACGAGTCCAAATACTACAGGTGAGACGAGTCCAAATACTACAGGTGAGACGAGTCCAAATACTACAGGTGAGACGAGTCCAAATACTACAG GTGAGACGTGTCAAAATACTACAGGTGAGACGAGTCCAAATACTACAGGTGAGACGAGTCCAAATACTACAGGTGAGACGAGTCCAAATACTACAGGTGAGACGAGTCCAAATACTACAGGTGAGACGAGTCCAAATACTACATTGGAGACGAGTCCAAATACTACATTGGAGACGAGTCCAAATACTACAGGTGAGACGAGTCCAAATACTACAGGTGAGACGAGTCCAAATACTACAGGTGAGACGAGTCCAAATACTACAGGTGAGACGAGTCCAAATACTACAGGTGAGACGAGTCCAAATACTAGCTGTAGGAACTGGTCTGTGGAAGCCACAAACAAAGGAGCCTGCTGTTCCAATGCTATTTTAAATAATTTCATAAACTCAAGTTGGGCTTGA
- the LOC127913451 gene encoding S-antigen protein-like isoform X14, producing MSPNTTGEMSPNTTGEMCPNTTGEMSPNTTGEMSPNTTGEMSPNTTGEMSPNTTGEMSPNTTGEMSPNTTGEMSPNTTGEMSPNTTGEMSPNTTGETSPNTTGETSPNTTGETSPNTTGETSPNTTGETSPNTTGETSPNTTGETSPNTTGETSPNTTGETSPNTTGETSPNTTGETSPNTTGETCQNTTGETSPNTTGETSPNTTGETSPNTTGETSPNTTGETSPNTTLETSPNTTLETSPNTTGETSPNTTGETSPNTTGETSPNTTGETSPNTTGETSPNTSCRNWSVEATNKGACCSNAILNNFINSSWA from the exons ATGAGTCCAAATACTACAGGTGAGATGAGTCCAAATACTACAGGTGAGATGTGTCCAAATACTACAGGTGAGATGAGTCCAAATACTACAGGTGAGATGAGTCCAAATACTACAGGTGAGATGAGTCCAAATACTACAGGTGAGATGAGTCCAAATACTACAGGTGAGATGAGTCCAAATACTACAGGTGAGATGAGTCCAAATACTACAGGTGAGATGAGTCCAAATACTACAGGTGAGATGAGTCCAAATACTACAGGTGAGATGAGTCCAAATACTACAGGTGAGACGAGTCCAAATACTACAGGTGAGACGAGTCCAAATACTACAGGTGAGACGAGTCCAAATACTACAGGTGAGACGAGTCCAAATACTACAGGTGAGACGAGTCCAAATACTACAG GTGAGACGAGTCCAAATACTACAGGTGAGACGAGTCCAAATACTACAGGTGAGACGAGTCCAAATACTACAGGTGAGACGAGTCCAAATACTACAGGTGAGACGAGTCCAAATACTACAGGTGAGACGAGTCCAAATACTACAG GTGAGACGTGTCAAAATACTACAGGTGAGACGAGTCCAAATACTACAGGTGAGACGAGTCCAAATACTACAGGTGAGACGAGTCCAAATACTACAGGTGAGACGAGTCCAAATACTACAGGTGAGACGAGTCCAAATACTACATTGGAGACGAGTCCAAATACTACATTGGAGACGAGTCCAAATACTACAGGTGAGACGAGTCCAAATACTACAGGTGAGACGAGTCCAAATACTACAGGTGAGACGAGTCCAAATACTACAGGTGAGACGAGTCCAAATACTACAGGTGAGACGAGTCCAAATACTAGCTGTAGGAACTGGTCTGTGGAAGCCACAAACAAAGGAGCCTGCTGTTCCAATGCTATTTTAAATAATTTCATAAACTCAAGTTGGGCTTGA
- the LOC127913451 gene encoding S-antigen protein-like isoform X15, translating into MSPNTTGEMSPNTTGEMCPNTTGEMSPNTTGEMSPNTTGEMSPNTTGEMSPNTTGEMSPNTTGEMSPNTTGEMSPNTTGEMSPNTTGEMSPNTTGETSPNTTGETSPNTTGETSPNTTGETSPNTTGETSPNTTGETSPNTTGETSPNTTGETSPNTTGETSPNTTGETSPNTTGETCQNTTGETSPNTTGETSPNTTGETSPNTTGETSPNTTGETSPNTTLETSPNTTLETSPNTTGETSPNTTGETSPNTTGETSPNTTGETSPNTTGETSPNTSCRNWSVEATNKGACCSNAILNNFINSSWA; encoded by the exons ATGAGTCCAAATACTACAGGTGAGATGAGTCCAAATACTACAGGTGAGATGTGTCCAAATACTACAGGTGAGATGAGTCCAAATACTACAGGTGAGATGAGTCCAAATACTACAGGTGAGATGAGTCCAAATACTACAGGTGAGATGAGTCCAAATACTACAGGTGAGATGAGTCCAAATACTACAGGTGAGATGAGTCCAAATACTACAGGTGAGATGAGTCCAAATACTACAGGTGAGATGAGTCCAAATACTACAGGTGAGATGAGTCCAAATACTACAGGTGAGACGAGTCCAAATACTACAGGTGAGACGAGTCCAAATACTACAGGTGAGACGAGTCCAAATACTACAGGTGAGACGAGTCCAAATACTACAGGTGAGACGAGTCCAAATACTACAG GTGAGACGAGTCCAAATACTACAGGTGAGACGAGTCCAAATACTACAGGTGAGACGAGTCCAAATACTACAGGTGAGACGAGTCCAAATACTACAGGTGAGACGAGTCCAAATACTACAG GTGAGACGTGTCAAAATACTACAGGTGAGACGAGTCCAAATACTACAGGTGAGACGAGTCCAAATACTACAGGTGAGACGAGTCCAAATACTACAGGTGAGACGAGTCCAAATACTACAGGTGAGACGAGTCCAAATACTACATTGGAGACGAGTCCAAATACTACATTGGAGACGAGTCCAAATACTACAGGTGAGACGAGTCCAAATACTACAGGTGAGACGAGTCCAAATACTACAGGTGAGACGAGTCCAAATACTACAGGTGAGACGAGTCCAAATACTACAGGTGAGACGAGTCCAAATACTAGCTGTAGGAACTGGTCTGTGGAAGCCACAAACAAAGGAGCCTGCTGTTCCAATGCTATTTTAAATAATTTCATAAACTCAAGTTGGGCTTGA